TTAAATCCCAGGTTGTAATTCAAGCTGCTTCCACAGAATACAACTGGGAAGAACTGCACTTGAAGAGCTGGGATCCAGTTCCTGTAATCTGAAGGGTGCCTCCAGGCTTGCACAATGCTATTTTTCTTCCACCACTACTACATGTTTGAGTTTTGTACTTTCTTTGTAAAAGGTTATTTACCACAGCCTTCATTGTCCATGTGTTTATCTTATTTCCATTCCCTGGTTGTCTTATACAGTTGCATTTATGGTCTATTCAGCATTTTACAGTCTTTGACTCTACATGTATTTCTTATTGTTCTGATGGGTGTATTTTAGTTGGTAGTCCCCCAAAGAAGAGGTGTGCCACCTCAAAATGCATTGGGACCTGAGTTTTCTTCATACAACAGTGTGATCATATCTGTCAGAGTGTCTGGGAGGTGGATTTTCTAGGTCAAAAAGTCATGGTCTCTAGGGAAgcctaaaccagggattctctgATAGCTGGAGTATTATAACCCAAAAGGTCTATGCATGTTTCCTCAACATTAAGTCCcggatttcaatgagacttagtcCCGAGGAAGCACACAGAAAGGATTGCAGCCTACGCCCTATAATTACAACACGATCTCATGGCTGCAAATATCTatcagatctatctatctatctataataaaTATGAAAGATGCAGCCCTGAGATTGTATTGTGATTCCAGGGCTTAGGCTTCAATATATTAATATTTTGTAAACATCCCACCCGAAAGGTGAAGGTTTTTTTCATGCAGGACATCAACAGGCTGCCCGGAGGCAGATTCTCCTGATGGGAAGAGCTACCATCACTTCCCCCTTACGGACCAGTAGGAGGAGaatcacatgggggtggggggtgagtgcAGGCGCTGCAAAAGAACCGAAGCCGGCACTTCCTCACCTCGGAAGCAAAGTGCACTCTCGCTTTGCTTTTGCTTCTCCTTCGTAGCatccccgccgccgcccgccgccgccgcccagcccCGCCCCTCACCgtctccctgcctcctcctcctcctccccacagctgaAACTCCCGTCTCCCAGCAGTTGGGGGCAGTGTGGCCCAAAAGCATTGTGATGCGTTTGACCGCGGGGCATCTCGGGAGTTGTGGTCCCAGGATCGCTGCTCCCGAGTCTTAGCCGAGTAGTACGTGAGCTTGCGGAAAAGAGGAGCATGCGCATTTGAGGCCCGCCGGCGCCATTTGGAAGGGGGTGGCGTCGTTTGTCTTTCAAACGAGAgggcgggaggcggcggcggcggcggcggcgactgaGGTAGGTGGGGGGCAAGGGGGCCCCCCGGCGACCCCCGGGGAGAAGCGGTGGGGTGGGGCCAAACTGAGACTGTCCAGCTGTTGTTAGGccgcaactcccatcactcctagccgcagggggtgatgggaactgtagtccaataacagctgggcaGCCTCAGGTTGACTGCTCCTGTAATAGGGGTGACACAGCAACAAGCGTATTGTGTCGTGTGACGCCTCCTGGCTGAGCAGCAGTCCCCTGCTAACGGAGCCAAGGGGCGCCTTTTCAAGTAGTGATtgtcttatattaagcaggggggagCCAGTTACTAGCCCTGCtcagcagccccagcacagtatccccccaccagtggctattgctggggtctgcctcgtgtttctttttggactgtgagccctttggagacagagggccatcttatttcttcttcgttattatgattattttctgtgcaaactgctttgagaacatttgttgaaagtaAAATGTGTTGTCGCATCGGTGTcgaatcctggcgaccacagagccctgtggttgtctttggtagaacacagggaGGGTTTATCATGGCCATCaaccgtgcagtatgagatgatgcctctcagcatcttcctatattgctgctgcctgatataggagtttcccatagcctgggaaacataccagcggggattcaaaatggcaacTTCTGGtgtgctaatcaagtcattttcctgctgcgccattgtggtatataaatatccatcgtagtGGGAGTGCCAGGTGGTGGATTCACACATGCCTCTTTATCTCCTGTGCTTTTTTCCTTCTGTGACTTACAGTATTTGACCTGCTTCTGTTCAAGTGTTAGTAGGTTAAAGGAGATTTCTGAAGGAAAAGGAAACCAGTTTCTTGTCCCTCAATTAAGAAAAAAATCAAAAGGCAAAATAGGGTAATACTTTTACTAAAACTGACTTAAATTGTGTGACAGTGTAGTTGGCCTAATAAATAAGTTACCTGTGGCTTATAGAAAAATTGGGCTACTTTTGGTTTATGAAAACTACTGCTACTacaggatatttatatactgcccgtcaaccaaagttctcaaagtggtttacatagaaaaataaataatacataaataagatggttccctgtcctcaaagggctcataatctagtAAGAAATAAGcttggcaacagccactggagggatgctgtgctggggttggataggatcagttgctctctccctgctaaataaagagaatcaccactttaaaaagacatctatttgctcagttagcaggggttcaacaaaacaacaaagaattctGAAAACTTAAAGAATAACAGATTTACTGAGGAAAAGCTTTCATGGACTAAAGCCCACATGCATTTAGTATAGTTGtgataatacttagcatttctGTAGGGCTTTAGAGAGTTAAGAGGGCTTTGCTTAGAGTATCTTGTTGCAGTTCTTGGAACAATAGCGCTATAAATTAGGTGCATAATATTATCCCCATAGTTCAGATGGGAAACTGAGGCTGACAGAGAGCAACTTAACtgaaggcccaggggcagagccaccattaggcgaatgggtccaaagaacctgggccgtgccCGATCAGAAGCCATGCCTCACAGCCCCGACACACCTCCCATGTCTGACGTccgatgcaggggtgctggtttagctcctgagcgggggccatgtggcccctgttcgggagttaaatggccgctgcgttTGTGGTGCGGCCAGGAGCGTCTCTTCCGTGCCTTTAAGGTGGGGAAgagctggctgtgctgtgaacgcagcaccagcccaagtctagctcccaaaggggctgcactgcccctttgggagttaaatggctggcgctgcaaacgcagcgacGGCCggactccaactcccgaatggagccatgtggctccattcgggagccagaccatgccctctgcgtctgacatcagatgtggggtgagCAGGCCGCAGGCAGTCAAGCTCCGCACCTGTGAAGGCCTACTGAGAGGTGAGCCTAAACCAAGCACTTCCTGTTTTGTAGCCCTCAGTCagccactatgctacaccaaGAGAGTTTTCACATAGCACACTTTATTTTGAGTTCAAAATTGCCCCAAAAAACAAATTcagaaaatggattttttttaaccctgtatGGCTTTTAGAGGGGTGTGGATAACGTAATAgagggagaggtctatcaatggctacaagtttgAGGGCCataagccacctctagcctcagaggcaggattcctctgaataccagctgcaggggagtaacagcaggagagatagtgttgccatgccccctggaattccaagtttcacccggattttaagcatctcacccagattgtttAGCCCAGATTtgccagatttcagctttcatgtgttttttttttttgttgttgttgttgttttaaaagctagGTTCTAGCCCTGGTAGAAGCAgagatatggagcaaaatgtgcagtcactattctgctcaaaaattattttgaagccaatttacataatattcaAATATAatgcacccagatttggaaagccagaatatggcaaccctaaggagagagggcatgccctcacctacactacactctaacatgcaatgaaaaacccaaaacGTATGTGAAGTGTTctccgatagctcacagggactgcAGGGTAAATCTGGCATATATGTGAACACGCATCTCCATTCTGGACTAAAAGCTGgttgtgaaaaacctccaagtCCAGAGGACAGAAAGGCAGCTTATGTTGATCCATGAGAAAAAAGGTTTTAGTCTGGTAATATATTATCAGAACCAAAGAAATTGACACATCTGTTCTGAGCAGCAAGCGTTTAAGTTTTTTAGAACTCTTTGTCAGGTTGCATACTAAAGtaaacacccacccaccaagcAGCATAGGATATTAGTTTTGAAGTGCAGGAGGAGTTGTGCAGACTTAATAACATTAGCCTCGTGAGGTGCCAGCTTCTGATTTCAGGATGCACTCAGGGTAATGAGACAAATAACTGATTATGGCTGGTGCCCCATTTTTGCAAATACAGTATACAATCTTGCAGTTACTTGGCTTTGTCACTGATTACAGCGCATGGGCCCTGTAAGATAAAAAGAAACGTCATCGTCTTTGTCTTCTTTTttcttcaaatatttatatactgcctttcaacataGGAGTTCTGAAAGCCATTTATAAATGTATAAGAAAATGGTTGCCTGCCGAAAAGTGCtcagagtcttttaaaaaatccagaaagGAACCAgcaatcactttaaaaggtggcttttaaaagagagagCCACCACTGTTAAAGCTGCTTCTTTGCCCAGCTAAAGCTGGAGGTTAATTTTAGATGGTGTAGAAGTTCTCTTAATAACTTAGACAGAagcctttaaaaaagttttttttacgTTGACTCCAGCTGCTAGTAACCCAGGAACAATAGAAGCAAAGAGAAGCTCCCACTGGCCTCCACTGTCAGGCAGAGGGCTCTAAGTGGCTAACCTGTTCGGTTTTTTATGTGTGAGCTCTTCATTTGTTTTTAGATTACTACTATTGTGGTGCATTTGGGAGTCCTTTCTCTCAAAATCCTTGTAATCAATAATAATTGTTTTTTAGTTAATGACTTAGAGTTGAATCTGGTGCACACAAAACATGTGCACTgctactgagttatggccccacctTCTATCACTACCACAAGTATTTGTGTTTATCTAGGTTTGGAGAGTTTGGTCTTGCATGTCTATCTCGTCTTACAATTTGAAAGTCTATGATTTTTCCAATTTTGTTGTGTTTACCATACTTCTTACTATTAACACAGTTTAATTCAGACTTGTATTAGTAATTATTGTCAGTGATTTAAAACCCAGGTTATaagcatgttttaaaaatatcatcAGGGTGAAAGTTAACTTCTATGTACAGCAGTCAAAATGGGGAACAAAATTCTGCTAGGAAAATATGAAATGCATAGTAAATTGACAAAATTTTGTATTTAATATGTCTCAGGGCAGCTGACTCATCCTTGTTGCTTTCTCTCTTATTGACAGCTTTCAAAAACACATATGGCAATACCAGAAGTCCATTTGTTGAACAGTTATGGCTTGCTTGATTAAAAAAGGCAGCGTTTACTCTCCGGAATCAACTGTCTCTTCTCTTCTAGCAAATTGTAGTCTTAACAGTAGTAGCAGTTCCTTGAGTTCACACAGTTCAATCCAGTACAAGGACAAGCTGTATAGGTCTGCCTCTCAAGCTCTGGAGGCCTACATTGAAGACTTTGATCTCAGTCGTCTGTCTCCAGAGAGAAGACCTGGAGAAATCTGCGTTGCCCAGAATACTCCTAAAGACTTCAGGTCCTCAAGGGATGGTTTCAAGCACAGATACGGTATGTGCATGTTTCCCCCACCTTTGAATAATGTTTGTCAGGTTAAAAAACATCAACTTTGTTGGGTCAGTACTAAGAGTGCCCTAACTAATGCACATTTCTTTTTGTACCAGCTAGGTATTTAAGCCAGGATACAAACTGTAAGATGAGAGAAGGCATcccttgtgggcttctcagaggcttttggtgggccactgattgaaacaggatgctagactgttTCAGTCTAAatagaacaaataaaataataaatagactaaataggccttgggtctgatccagcagggctgttcttaatgttGGCCTAATTCCTTGGGTTTTGGTGCTTTCATAGTTTCCAATATGAGACAAGTGGTAAGTTTCTACATAGAAAGCCAACATGACAAAAATAACCCAAGTAATAACTTTATGACTTCTCACCGTCGCTTGGCATGTGAGCCAGTGAGCTGCGGTAATCCTTATAGCCTTTTCACATACTCATGTTAAATTTTCATTGCAATGATGTGTTGTGAATAACATTggatgtggggcaggggagtggATTGGTTTAAAAATTGGTTTATTTGTATACCAAGGTATAGTTGTATACCTTGggatatttaaaaattattattttaaaggtgATATAAAAGTCccctaaataaaacaaacaagactGAGTTTATATATTTTGGCTCAAATAATGGAACTGTAAAGCATCATATATGCCTGCTGCCAGAAAGGTGAGGCCAtgctaaaacttttaaaatacatggGGTTGGACATGTGTTTTCCACGAAATTATACAAAACCGTTCCTTGTTTTCCAGATTCAGAGAACTTTAAGTTGCATGCAGTACTAGGTTCTGTTGGTCCTCGGTTAAGAAGAAAGGTGGCTTGGGACCCAGATATGCTCAGTCTCACTACAGACGATCTTCTAGCATTTCCCGCAGATGGTTCTGCATCTTTTACCCACTCTGCTGCCTCAAGGCCAGTTCCTCAGAGTAGCAACCTTAAGTCACTGGCAGCATCTGTTTACTTTGATCACCACCGGACTTCATCCTTTGGCAACCAAGGAGAAATGAATTTTCTTGAAAACCCTGCTTCCTCTTTGTACAAGGACTCTAGCAGAAAGGTGCATAGAAAACACAAATTTCACAAATATGATTCGGAAGCTTCTGCCCTCTCCCTGAAGGACCATCTAGTTGAACAAAAGGACTTGGCTTCTACTTCTCATAAGAACTATCCGAGGTGGCTTACAAGCCAGAAATCTGACTTGAGTATTTCGGGGATAAGCAGCATTCCTGACTTCAAGTATCCCATCTGGCTGAAGAGTCACAGCCTTTTGTCAGATTCGGCTCCTGAGAGTTCTACCCAGAGTGATCCTGCTTCTTTGCAAGGTAGTCAGAAGCTGATAAGGAATCAAAATGAGGACTGCCCAAACAACTCTGAACGTTCTGGACATAATGGCTTGTTGGATTTACGAAATGAGCATGATGATCAAAGGAACGGCCAGTATGATATCCCAAGTGTGTACTTTGCACCTAAGGAATTGGCAGAGCACAAGCATCTATTTAGAGGTAAATTCGTGGAGGCTTTTCATTGGGTTGTCATTGAATGTCTGAAATATGAAATCATACTACATTCCCAATGCTTTCTCTATGTTTTCTTTCTGCTTCCATTAGGTCCCCCTGGTCTGGGGTATACATAACGCTGCCCAGTTGCCTAACTATGGTTAGGTGTTGAGAACAGCCGGCAAGCTTCCCTTTACCACCTCTCCATTTGTGCACATATTCTCTCCTCCATTTCATTCTTGGAGTTAAGTTTGGATAGCATTGCACTGGCACCCATGTTTTCTCTAAGCATAGTTAGTGCCAGGCCATAATTGGAAAGCTTGGTGTTAAGTGAATTTGTGGATTGCAGTTGTGGTTGGTGAAAAATGCCAGTGCATGTATAACACTACGTTTATTTTTTATGGGCTGCTTTATACCtttttgtgtgtttatttaaGAACTCCTATCCTACCTTTCTACTATAAAAACACTCAAGGCAACTTAGACACAACTAAAACAGTAACAAAACATTTCTTTCAGATTAGTAAATTAAACCAAATAATCAGATTGGTAAATCATGCTTTTTAAGACCAGATCCCATTTCATCAGTTGTAAAAAATGTTATCAGTTGgcaaatagacacacacacacaccatgtacaAAGGGGAAAACATTGTAAACAATGTTATCGAAGAACATTAGATATGAAGGACTCCAACATTTATTTCTGTGCAAAGCACAAATGTCTACAAGGTAAGAACAGTGACCATTCACAAGAGCAGTAATCAGCGATTTTGTTGTTGTAAGTGTTCATTGTTGACACCACTGTTTAGCATCCCCCCCATAACTATGTGTGTTTATGTATCCACCCAAACACTTGTTTGCATCAGATGAAGTGAGCTCTAGTCCATAAAAACATGTGCCACAATATGTTGTTCATGTGCCACAACAAACTTTTTGATCTGTATTTCCCAAGTTTAAATATGAAGATTACAACTTTAGATATATGTATCtgaatttgatttttaatttcaaataatATGCAATACATGTCAATATGAATTAAAGGTGTCTTGCATTTAATTGTTAAATATACAATCCATTATTTTAGATGGTGAAGATGAGTTGCTACTTCAGAAGGCAGGGAGAATTCTGGAATCTTCTGCTGAGGAATTAACTGATATCCTGAAAAACAATGGGAGCCCTTGTACAGTGGATGTACTAGAAGCAGAAAGATCATGGGATAATGTTCCGTTTGGGTTGTAAGTAAACAAGACATCCATAGAaccttttaaaactttatttatttatttagcatatttgtataccacccaaaactcatgtctctgggcaatttactttaaaacaacacagattaaaaacaaagttaaaactgtTTATTGAGCCAATAAATGTAGCTTGTTTAGTACTAGCACTCTGATACAGTGTTGCAGGATTATAGCTGCCATCCTAACCACACTGAGCAGTAAGCCCCATAGAAGACAGTGGGCTTTCCTTTTGAGTTACTGGTCGTAGGATTGCACTATGAACTATCTTAGTTTTTGCAACAGTCTTGCAACCCTGCAGAATATGAACAGACTATAGAGACATTTTTCTACGATACGTTGTCTCTAGTTTTGAGAAGAATTGCACTTGGTTGCAGCAGGAATCTGATTACTTGCAGGTGCAGTGCTGCTGCCCTCGTACCCACTTCCTGGCTGCATATGCTGCCCGTGATCGTGTTCTGACTTAGACTGTCCACATGCTGATAGCACGGTGATGTCACGGCAGGAGATCAACAGAGTTTGCCGTTGGCGTGCCCTGCACCCAGGAACACTGTAGACCACACATTTGAAGGGGATGGATAGCTATGTGTGTGGCTTATGTGCCATCTGAGAGTTAATTGTGGTCAGAATTGTCAAGAGTTGGTGAGGGGTAAGTGGAGAAATGTAGGCTGTACATGCAGTAGTGAGGTATACTGCTATATCCACAACAAGGCATAATCAAGGCGAAGAACTTTATTAACAGCAGTTCCAACACAACAGCAGTACAAAACCAC
Above is a window of Hemicordylus capensis ecotype Gifberg chromosome 2, rHemCap1.1.pri, whole genome shotgun sequence DNA encoding:
- the C2H18orf54 gene encoding lung adenoma susceptibility protein 2 isoform X2, which encodes MACLIKKGSVYSPESTVSSLLANCSLNSSSSSLSSHSSIQYKDKLYRSASQALEAYIEDFDLSRLSPERRPGEICVAQNTPKDFRSSRDGFKHRYDSENFKLHAVLGSVGPRLRRKVAWDPDMLSLTTDDLLAFPADGSASFTHSAASRPVPQSSNLKSLAASVYFDHHRTSSFGNQGEMNFLENPASSLYKDSSRKVHRKHKFHKYDSEASALSLKDHLVEQKDLASTSHKNYPRWLTSQKSDLSISGISSIPDFKYPIWLKSHSLLSDSAPESSTQSDPASLQGSQKLIRNQNEDCPNNSERSGHNGLLDLRNEHDDQRNGQYDIPSVYFAPKELAEHKHLFRDGEDELLLQKAGRILESSAEELTDILKNNGSPCTVDVLEAERSWDNVPFGLKSPVPVFCEEESPLQTPKASIVNEFLEDCLKNGSQESTFSGGNHHGPVEALKLMLFNLQAVQQSFSQNKTAGHDEDFYKISDEDVEFRLCDHDMIPVTKSLQRALHHLSRLKGLVEDIGGKEAEEVTKT
- the C2H18orf54 gene encoding lung adenoma susceptibility protein 2 isoform X3, producing MACLIKKGSVYSPESTVSSLLANCSLNSSSSSLSSHSSIQYKDKLYRSASQALEAYIEDFDLSRLSPERRPGEICVAQNTPKDFRSSRDGFKHRYDSENFKLHAVLGSVGPRLRRKVAWDPDMLSLTTDDLLAFPADGSASFTHSAASRPVPQSSNLKSLAASVYFDHHRTSSFGNQGEMNFLENPASSLYKDSSRKVHRKHKFHKYDSEASALSLKDHLVEQKDLASTSHKNYPRWLTSQKSDLSISGISSIPDFKYPIWLKSHSLLSDSAPESSTQSDPASLQGSQKLIRNQNEDCPNNSERSGHNGLLDLRNEHDDQRNGQYDIPSVYFAPKELAEHKHLFRDGEDELLLQKAGRILESSAEELTDILKNNGSPCTVDVLEAERSWDNVPFGLKSPVPVFCEEESPLQTPKASIVNEFLEDCLKNGSQESTFSGGNHHGPVEALKLMLFNLQAVQQSFSQNKTAGHDEDFYKISDEDVEFRLCDHDMIPVTKSLQRSFPVHGGTKSLPTFPTLK
- the C2H18orf54 gene encoding lung adenoma susceptibility protein 2 isoform X1, with translation MACLIKKGSVYSPESTVSSLLANCSLNSSSSSLSSHSSIQYKDKLYRSASQALEAYIEDFDLSRLSPERRPGEICVAQNTPKDFRSSRDGFKHRYDSENFKLHAVLGSVGPRLRRKVAWDPDMLSLTTDDLLAFPADGSASFTHSAASRPVPQSSNLKSLAASVYFDHHRTSSFGNQGEMNFLENPASSLYKDSSRKVHRKHKFHKYDSEASALSLKDHLVEQKDLASTSHKNYPRWLTSQKSDLSISGISSIPDFKYPIWLKSHSLLSDSAPESSTQSDPASLQGSQKLIRNQNEDCPNNSERSGHNGLLDLRNEHDDQRNGQYDIPSVYFAPKELAEHKHLFRDGEDELLLQKAGRILESSAEELTDILKNNGSPCTVDVLEAERSWDNVPFGLKSPVPVFCEEESPLQTPKASIVNEFLEDCLKNGSQESTFSGGNHHGPVEALKLMLFNLQAVQQSFSQNKTAGHDEDFYKISDEDVEFRLCDHDMIPVTKSLQRNDSLVHQEERRRTWHAHGVIASLCAVGQADKLWDKLCP
- the C2H18orf54 gene encoding lung adenoma susceptibility protein 2 isoform X4; translated protein: MACLIKKGSVYSPESTVSSLLANCSLNSSSSSLSSHSSIQYKDKLYRSASQALEAYIEDFDLSRLSPERRPGEICVAQNTPKDFRSSRDGFKHRYDSENFKLHAVLGSVGPRLRRKVAWDPDMLSLTTDDLLAFPADGSASFTHSAASRPVPQSSNLKSLAASVYFDHHRTSSFGNQGEMNFLENPASSLYKDSSRKVHRKHKFHKYDSEASALSLKDHLVEQKDLASTSHKNYPRWLTSQKSDLSISGISSIPDFKYPIWLKSHSLLSDSAPESSTQSDPASLQGSQKLIRNQNEDCPNNSERSGHNGLLDLRNEHDDQRNGQYDIPSVYFAPKELAEHKHLFRDGEDELLLQKAGRILESSAEELTDILKNNGSPCTVDVLEAERSWDNVPFGLKSPVPVFCEEESPLQTPKASIVNEFLEDCLKNGSQESTFSGGNHHGPVEALKLMLFNLQAVQQSFSQNKTAGHDEDFYKGFAPFIST